Part of the Eleginops maclovinus isolate JMC-PN-2008 ecotype Puerto Natales chromosome 3, JC_Emac_rtc_rv5, whole genome shotgun sequence genome is shown below.
TTCATAATTTAttgaatatttgtgttatttatccCAATATTTATTTCCGGATTTGTCAGtgttaagtttgttttttacattttcatcatATAAAGAACCATCTCTCCAAtccacttattattattattattattattattattattattacataattCAGAAAACCTATTTGAGCCACACTCTGgctgttttctcattatttttaataaaatgaaaaaaatatttacgTACAATGTTTCTTTCCTTTAAATGGGATAGTGTGGATCTTTTCTCAGAATCATATTCAAAGTCAATGATATGTGTGTAATTgcacgtatgtgtgtgtgtgtgtgtgtgtgtgtgtgtgtgtgtgtgtgtgtgtgtgtgtgtgtgtgtgtgtgtgtgtgtgtgtgtgtgaaaccatACAGCTGAGGATTTACAGTTACTGTAtaggaagtgtgtgtggtttgagagaatctgcagctTGAATTCGCTTTCATCTTTCTGCGGTCATGCACTGTCGTTGTTCACAATCACATACAGCATGTGGGTACATGATTCTGCAAAAACAATGCTCTCCCACCTCATTATTAACATTTGTATTCCTTCATGTGAATTGTCAAGTTCAAATAGCAATTTATTTCTCGTAAAAGCTTTGGAAAGAAAGggtttgtttgctttaaaaaccTCACTATTCAATTAATGCCTTTGAACTTTAATTTACTTCTGACACAAAATAAGAAATTCAGGTCATCACTTTAGGCTGATTATAAACAAAAAGAATGAACTAAATGTTAATTGCAAACCTATAAtattgaaaatatgaaaaactaaATCTCACAAATGTATGTCAATTTCGAAAATAGTGTTTCTAAACAAAttcccttttatatttaaacagcAGGTGAGAAACAATATAGTCATAGATATGTTCTGactcaggagtgtgtgtggtttgcagGTGACTGGCTGTTTATATGACTAAGTGGGGAAACGCACACAACCCTAGACTGAGGCTAACCTTAAAATGGTTAGCAGCTCTCACGCCTGCATTGCGCATCTACCTCCTGCTAACCTCAGGCGATGGCAGTATAGCATCAATGTGCCGCAAATAAACAACACAGGATGTTTGTACAATGTTAATTTGTATGGGAAAGAGGCATATCTCACCTGATGTGAAGACAAATATAGGCCTACAGTATACTTTACTTCAAACTCAATCACACACGGTGTAGTGGAAATTCCCTGCCCTTTAATTAACTTTGATGAAAAGAGCTGAGACACCCAGTAACATAACAGTGTTGTAACATGCATGAGTAAGTGTGTGGTCGGGTCATTTTCACCTTGTGAAAGCTGTATTTTTACGTGGGCCACTTCTTGGTCATCATcaggtttttttcttcatgtcaaAGAGCAGACACCTGTTAGCTTGGCCACTACCCGCCCAATCTGTAGCTATTATTGTTGTCAGGAAACAGATGTGAGTTCACAAACTGGAAAGAAAGTCTGTTTGTGACTGTGGTCATGTGCGTCTGCACGGTATGGCTGTGTGCGAGTGTTTGTGTGCGCGTGTTCAGGGTGTGGGCGGGTGGGTTTTGGAAAGTATGACTTGGCATTTCCTTCACTCGGTCTCTGCCCCTGACTGGGTTAAATGCACAGCCATGTCTGGGCATTTTGTACTACCccatcacatacacacacacacacacacacacacacacacacacacacacacacatcagaggaGTAGTAGTGCACATGAGCGTTCATGTGTGACTGTGAGATGACCTTGGTCAACTTTGGTCAAACCCAGAGAGCTGGGTGGGAAGTGGTTACATATAGTTTGGCATTAGATCGGCCTCTTGAAGTTGAGAAAATAGACATGCACACAAGATCAAATGTTCAGAGACATTAAGTTTAGTGCACCGTCAGAGTAATGCAATATGATGTGAGGTCGCTCAgagcatgcagacacacataGACATGAATCACTGTAAATTTTGGGGCACCACACAATCAAAGGATAAATTAGATAAATCTGTTCCAGATGATGTATAACATATAGACTGTGTTAATGACATGCTCATACAGATGgctaacacacactcatgcgcacacacacatacacacagatgaGCTCCAAAAACAGCCACCCTGGGAAACGGTGAATTCCCCAAACCACAGAGTGCATGAGAGGGTGAGGGGAGTCATGGGAAAGCAGGATGCCTGCATGCAGTGCCACTGAGTGAGCAGACTCGGCCAGAGCTAAAACAGACAGAGCAAGAAAAAGACCgaaacaaaataatacacatcCTCATTTGGCAAGGAAGGGTGACAGCATCTGATGGTTCAAAGGCTTAAGAGAGATTCATCCACATACTGCGGTCGGTCAGCTGGCCGGTCGGTCTAGCACACACGTAGGGGTGAGGGAGGTCGATTACAGTTCGGCTCCAAGCCTGACACAGTTTGGGAAAACCCAGATCAGAGGACGAAGTAGGTGTAAAGGCCTCAGAGGCCTGGGAACGCCTGTGGCTCCACCAAACTTGGGGCCCAGAGAGGTGGGGGAACAATCTAGGTGGAAAGGCTGAATAGCAGGAGGGGTCAGTCACAATCCCACTGTGGATCAAGGTGAGAAGGTATTTGGAAGTTTGTACCTAAGGATCTTGGAAAACTAAAGTGGAGAGCCAGATACTGTGATGAGTTTTTGGCGTGTTTGGAAATTTCCAGCCAGTTGGCTCAGTTTACTGACGTCTGTGCAATACTCCAAAGGTTACAAAGCACGTCAAACACTTATATGTGGTCACTTAGATTATTTGGTTAAATCTGTGTTGTGTAATTTGGCGCCCCAATTACATTCCTTTCACTTAAATCACTTAGtgtacaaatgttaaaatgttcaacacacaggaaatgattgctttaaaaatgattcagAAAATTTGATTCATTTATAGATGTCATTGTTTGGAGCAAGACAATACAATGACTCTATTTCTTTTGTATCACGCCCCATggacttattttttaaaagtctttccGTCCAACCAGAAGCTGCCTCTGTGGTGTGCAGgatgtttatgtttaaaggtatactgtatgttctcaGTTCCCTCCCTTTAACccccaacaaacacacacacacacacacacacacacacacacacacacacacacacacacacacacacacacacacacacacacacacacacacacacacacacacacacacacacactttcgcTATTTGTCATTTACCTCCATTTATTGCCCATGCCTGCCGAAGGACAAAGCATAGCGCGTCTTTTGAAAATGATTACAAAGCTTGACAGGTGAGCAAAATGACTACATTATATTTCTATgatgtatgtctgtgtgttaaaCACAACTTTATATAGATTACACATGCaaactattaaataaaaacaatttctgTTATTAAATGATGATTTGATTATACCAATGTAAAATATTATTCAGTGAAATTCAGTTACAATGAATCTTTTTATACACCAGCCTTGAGCATAATCAATCGTGGTTTCAGTATTAATGAGTAACAAATTATTGTCTTAGTTTCGCTGAAAGCGGTGAAACCGAGAGTGAGATAAAAGTAGTGAATGTAAGTTGTCTTCTGACTGTCCATTACTCACATTTGGTTACCCGCAGGCTTTACATGCCAGCTTCTTAGGATTGAAACTTGAATAACATGTGTGATTCATCTGACAAATTTTAAGTGAAAGGAGTAATGTAATGAGTTTCTTCACAGAGTTTGTTTCGGGATTTAGAATTACTGAATGCTACCGAGATTATATGTCACCAAAGTGGTTAGTTTGGAAAACACGTTTGAAAATTACTGATTAAATAGACTGATAACATCACAATGCAATGTTTTGTTAAAGGGGaactaatcttttttttaaagttttatattCTTAAGATATGCTGCACTGTGCTTACATGCCATTACCTAataaatattgcacattttgtccCTGTTGCTCAGTGTGCTTCTGCCTCGAAAAAAGTTTATCTTTCATTACAAGAACATGCGCTGGGCAAGGGGCCGGCATGAGACATACCTCTGCTTTGTAGTGAAGAGGCGAGTGGGACCAGACTCCTTAACCTTTGACTTTGGACACCTTCGCAATCGCAATGGCTGCCATGTAGAAGTAAGTGATGTGGGTCAAGATGGAGCAGCCTGTTCAGGGGACAAATTAATAACACATAATATGGACATAATATGTATTGTATCCCTTCTGTTTTCTCTGTCGTCCTTCAACTCCATAGATACTGTTCCTGCGCTACCTGGGAGCCCTGTGCCCTGGTCTGTGGGGATGTGAAGGTACTGGAGAGAGGAGGCTCAGTTACTCCATCACCTGGTTCTGCTCCTGGTCCCCTTGCGCAAACTGCTCCAGCAGACTGTCCCAGTTCCTCAGCCACACGCCCAACCTTCGCCTCAGGATCTTCGTCTCTCGCCTTTACTTCTGTGACATGGAGGATAGCCGTGAAAGAGACGGCCTAAGAATGCTGAAAAAAGCTGGCGTGCAGACCTCAGTCATGAGTTACAAAGGTGGAGGCAAACATGGTTGTCTATGTGGAAAAGAGCACATATGCATGATTCCATACTCAGACACAAATGAAAGATTAAGCAAACTGAAGAAACATTGTTGTCTTAATCATGCATGTCCATATTTTTCCCTCTCTTCAGACTTTTTCTATTGCTGGCAGACCTTTGTGGATTGTAAACAGAGCAAATTCAAGCCATGGGAAGATCTGCACCAAAACTCTGTTCGCCTTTCCAGAAAACTCAACCGCATCCTTCAGGTACATTTACCAGACTGGATATTTTGCTTCAAACAACAGGATTAAATCAAACATATCATTTGTTTAACATCCTAACACTGGTattattctctctttctttctaagCCGTGTGAACCAGAAGATTTGAGAGATGCCTTCAAGCTTCTTGGACTGTAATAAATAGACGTGACCTTCTCTGGtgtcacttttaaatgtatataaaaacacat
Proteins encoded:
- the aicda gene encoding single-stranded DNA cytosine deaminase isoform X1, coding for MPAEGQSIARLLKMITKLDSVLLPRKKFIFHYKNMRWARGRHETYLCFVVKRRVGPDSLTFDFGHLRNRNGCHVEILFLRYLGALCPGLWGCEGTGERRLSYSITWFCSWSPCANCSSRLSQFLSHTPNLRLRIFVSRLYFCDMEDSRERDGLRMLKKAGVQTSVMSYKDFFYCWQTFVDCKQSKFKPWEDLHQNSVRLSRKLNRILQPCEPEDLRDAFKLLGL
- the aicda gene encoding single-stranded DNA cytosine deaminase isoform X2; its protein translation is MRWARGRHETYLCFVVKRRVGPDSLTFDFGHLRNRNGCHVEILFLRYLGALCPGLWGCEGTGERRLSYSITWFCSWSPCANCSSRLSQFLSHTPNLRLRIFVSRLYFCDMEDSRERDGLRMLKKAGVQTSVMSYKDFFYCWQTFVDCKQSKFKPWEDLHQNSVRLSRKLNRILQPCEPEDLRDAFKLLGL